The following coding sequences are from one Labeo rohita strain BAU-BD-2019 unplaced genomic scaffold, IGBB_LRoh.1.0 scaffold_171, whole genome shotgun sequence window:
- the LOC127158807 gene encoding sialic acid-binding Ig-like lectin 10 has product MEDEYLTRLRVLWVTRKGGYMFHTDPVDVLDNFKGRTRLLGNPDEQNCTVEMDNVQTHDNGPFCFQAEREKERYSFNNSCVFILMRAPDKPVMSSLPENIEPGTRVTVKCSVNHTCSSHPPEITWSVPTAQKTATHNHMGGGIWETVSAVTFIPTGYEDKDEIVCTATYWGGKTQENTALLSIRRVQGLKLETVGLYAIASSLVFILICVLAGVLTCKTRHRKPSHDMQRSHTQFELGYSFKYV; this is encoded by the exons ATGGAAGATGAATATCTCACTCGACTTCGGGTTCTTTGGGTCACCAGAAAAGGTGGCTACATGTTCCACACCGACCCAGTCGATGtcttggacaacttcaaaggccgTACAAGACTCCTCGGAAACCCGGATGAGCAGAACTGTACTGTGGAGATGGATAATGTGCAAACTCATGACAACGGGCCTTTCTGTTTTCaagcagaaagagaaaaagagagatacAGCTTCAACAACAGCTGTGTGTTCATTTTAATGCGGG cacCTGACAAACCAGTGATGTCATCCCTTCCTGAAAACATCGAGCCCGGGACACGTGTCACAGTCAAATGCTCAGTCAACCACACATGCTCCTCTCACCCACCCGAAATCACCTGGAGCGTCCCAACAGCCCAAAAAACTGCCACCCACAATCACATGGGTGGAGGCATCTGGGAAACGGTGTCCGCTGTGACCTTTATTCCAACTGGATATGAAGATAAAGACGAAATTGTCTGCACTGCCACATATTGGGGTGGTAAAACACAGGAAAATACTGCCTTGCTGAGTATTAGAA GAGTGCAAGGGCTTAAATTGGAGACTGTTGGGCTTTATGCCATAGCTTCCTCACTCGTGTTCATCCTCATTTGCGTGCTTGCTGGAGTCTTAACGTGCAAGACACGGCACAG AAAGCCAAGTCATGATATGCAAAGGTCACATACACAATTTGAACTTGGTTAT TCGTTTAAGTATGTCTGA